Proteins encoded together in one Chaetodon auriga isolate fChaAug3 chromosome 20, fChaAug3.hap1, whole genome shotgun sequence window:
- the LOC143339181 gene encoding uncharacterized protein LOC143339181: MDGGISQLPGHSLPLSALRLLVPPIRLVSAAIWQTVEQKIVSDYGLLEEFVFMVTEIVPQLLSTRQRAELILGLRARLILELCRSEETADLQIIQPHLDRMQNLRSLWNVETDNAEQEVSDSHFMGLVQNLLRDPEERRNFFQDVFPGDFGPTYDKAIQTLMWLFLSRLEKLLPTQTLQQIASLLSDASSVLNECMETFAQPQELKTLLGTQKDLSQLEDTESYVVDSGILSALCLPPVERVVIVNEQTETDTESGLVYTVCTEMEVESENKEVYMEGSGNSEQCVPNQWFGLGSEVKAEMDTVVVTDPAEGTEASEGEMADDHQGDQSGTLIIGEDGQVTVLDGVEKKPNRRGRKRKRPADEDFEVQSRARGKQEDPDFDVLWTRPVRKNRGLKMKRYLSQWRKSGKKQGSNTTNSSPKKFARSQGSTKSNDLDERTCKVCGKVVSRAKFLERHMNRHSEELPYSCPDCKRFYKSLRYLQQHRCPNLTKAKAGRKAQEQETEAEEGEQSSSGALGEAVNDEQPSDNTCQDPDYLPSAERRSSKDSGQKSPEGNKSVIEGPFYCPHCSAEFKCKQTFRFHLRNICYNEQQVDPEKPEDVKHCFRCDECDKAFKYKSTLDSHKQTHNPLYCEVCMKLVRDPEALAMHKESHTPFQCNQCEENFPVFKALHKHYIDVHNPTEPFTCTHCQTTFASLKRFIRHEWKHTGYQPFQCPHCSKRFRSYSDLVEHQKKHTKAYPFLCWECGKKFRHGVTLTRHVERVHHSGEPVTEKPTPNFPCSQCDKTFTSRRCLLKHDNFHHKGLRFPCEHCGKGFFGKDALVRHTLIHTGERPFKCDDCGKSFRSAAELKIHRRYHTGERPFKCNICEKGFVQSCFLTLHMRTHTGERPYVCAICSKGFSSLHGLKRHRRLVHA; encoded by the exons ATGGACGGAGGTATTTCTCAGTTGCCTG gtcactctcttcccctctctgcccTGCGACTCCTGGTCCCACCGATTCGGCTGGTCTCTGCAGCCATCTGGCAGACAGTGGAGCAGAAAATTGTGTCAGATTATGGGCTGCTTGAGGAGTTTGTATTTATGGTTACAGAGATTGTGCCTCAACTTCTCTCCACGAGACAGCGGGCTGAACTCATTTTGGGTCTCAGAGCACGG CTGATCCTGGAGTTGTGTCGCTCTGAGGAGACTGCTGACCTCCAGATTATTCAGCCACATCTTGACCGAATGCAGAATCTCAGATCTCTGTGGAACGTCGAA ACTGATAATGCAGAACAAGAGGTATCTGACTCACATTTCATGGGCCTTGTCCAAAATCTGCTGAGGGATCCTGAAGAGAGAAGAAACTTTTTCCAG GATGTTTTCCCAGGAGACTTTGGCCCCACATATGATAAAGCAATCCAGACTCTGATGTGGCTGTTTCTGTCCAGACTTGAAAAGCTTCTTCCCACCCAAACTCTCCAACAG atTGCATCTCTGCTCAGCGACGCCTCGTCTGTTTTGAATGAGTGCATGGAGACTTTCGCTCAACCCCAGGAGCTCAAAACTTTGCTGGGCACTCAGAAAGACCTCAGCCAGTTAGAGGACACAG AATCTTACGTTGTTGACAGCGGCATCTTGTcagctctgtgtctccctccaGTGGAAAGAGTTGTGATTGTCAATGAACAAACGGAGACGGACACAGAGAGCGGCCTCGTGTATACAGTCTGCACAGAGATGGAAGTGGAATCTGAGAACAAAGAGGTTTATATGGAGGGAAGTGGGAACTCTGAACAGTGTGTGCCAAACCAGTGGTTTGGTCTCGGCAGTGAGGTGAAAGCAGAAATGGATACTGTGGTGGTCACAGATCCCGCCGAAGGCACAGAAGCGAGTGAGGGTGAAATGGCAGACGATCACCAAGGCGACCAATCGGGAACTCTGATCATCGGGGAGGACGGCCAGGTGACTGTCCTTGATGGTGTGGAGAAGAAGCCAAATAGACgtgggaggaaaagaaaacgTCCTGCAGATGAAGACTTTGAGGTGCAAAGTAGAGCGAGGGGCAAACAGGAAGACCCGGACTTTGACGTCTTGTGGACAAGACCAGTGCGAAAGAACCGAGGACTCAAAATGAAACGGTATCTGTCGCAGTGGAGGAAATCAGGAAAGAAACAAGGCAGTAATACCACGAACAGTAGCCCTAAAAAGTTCGCCAGATCCCAGGGTTCAACCAAAAGTAACGACTTGGACGAGAGAACATGCAAAGTGTGCGGCAAGGTGGTGAGTCGTGCCAAGTTCTTAGAGCGTCACATGAATCGACACTCAGAGGAGCTGCCCTATTCTTGTCCTGACTGTAAGAGGTTTTATAAGAGCCTGCGTTACTTgcaacaacacagatgtccaaATCTGACAAAAGCAAAGGCTGGAAGGAAAGCACAGGAGCAAGAGactgaagcagaggagggggaaCAGTCATCCAGCGGGGCTCTTGGTGAGGCCGTCAATGACGAGCAGCCGTCAGACAACACGTGCCAGGACCCCGATTATTTGccctctgcagagaggaggtcTTCCAAAGATTCGGGACAGAAAAGCCCTGAGGGGAACAAAAGTGTGATAGAAGGCCCGTTCTACTGTCCTCACTGCAGCGCCGAGTTTAAGTGCAAACAAACTTTTCGGTTCCATTTAAGAAACATTTGCTACAACGAGCAGCAGGTGGATCCAGAGAAGCCGGAGGATGTTAAGCACTGTTTCAGGTGTGACGAATGCGACAAGGCATTCAAGTACAAATCCACATTGGATTCCCACAAACAGACTCACAACCCGCTCTACTGCGAAGTGTGCATGAAGCTGGTGCGCGACCCGGAGGCACTGGCAATGCACAAAGAATCCCACACTCCATTTCAGTGCAACCAGTGTGAGGAGAACTTCCCCGTGTTCAAGGCTCTCCATAAGCACTACATCGACGTCCATAATCCCACCGAGCCTTTTACTTGCACCCACTGTCAAACCACTTTTGCCAGTTTGAAGCGTTTCATCAGACATGAGTGGAAACACACCGGCTACCAACCATTTCAGTGCCCTCACTGCAGTAAAAGATTCAGATCGTACTCCGACCTTGTGGAGCACCAGAAGAAGCACACTAAAGCATATCCGTTCCTCTGCTGGGAGTGCGGCAAGAAATTCCGGCATGGCGTCACGCTGACGCGGCACGTGGAGCGCGTGCATCACTCGGGTGAACCTGTGACCGAGAAACCCACGCCGAACTTCCCCTGCAGCCAGTGCGACAAGACCTTCACTTCCAGAAGATGCCTTCTGAAACACGACAATTTCCATCACAAAGGGCTGCGCTTCCCGTGTGAGCACTGTGGAAAAGGATTCTTTGGCAAGGACGCTTTAGTGAGGCACACTTTGATCCACACGGGCGAAAGGCCTTTCAAGTGCGACGACTGTGGTAAGTCTTTCAGATCGGCTGCAGAGTTAAAGATACACAGGAGGTACCATACTGGAGAAAGACCGTTTAAGTGCAACATCTGTGAAAAGGGTTTCGTCCAGTCCTGCTTTCTAACCTTACACATGCGAACCCACACGGGGGAGAGACCGTATGTTTGTGCGATATGTAGCAAGGGCTTTTCTAGCTTGCATGGCTTAAAAAGACACAGGAGACTTGTTCATGCATAG
- the LOC143339182 gene encoding uncharacterized protein LOC143339182, with amino-acid sequence MEENTSKGICGPLPLSALRLLVPPVRLVSAVIWQTVQQKVVADYGMLEEFVSMVTDIVPELLTARQRAQLILGLRARLILELCQFEATADFQLIQPHLDRVQVLIEEWEMEVGDGNMEVPHSEFVDLVKNLLKNPDDRECYFQTIFPEEFGPSYDEALRSLVWTFLSRLEKFLPLPTFQQVASMLGEVSSGLEECVGSVSQREELKTLLQYQKDLSQLDHNDGSLDSSCIISALKLPSVERTETDKTQPQADILTTALSLMSDVENESKTETVTGDQPAEIEVDETDWTPGENGTAVLLGDITRHEENAGLLQSGAEDMSHRLKQCCVQLKRLDVPLSLHSRPVRPNRGLRLKKILLEEKRGRREEALHACKPASRKTKPSNRALSEAADNEGSNGFIKDSYRAPVSDFSEEDSWSYYSDEDSCHKTTSGSPSAVDSWSDYSDEECSVVTSVRSFLEDDSSSSCSNEDPLFMSPKNVLAARGKRGFSDIKASTPKKTRKVQCFFCKEHIQTSLRTHMKTHFPSGDYACPRCDSRFKLLSSFKLHLNRTCFEHVQQQVDPEKPDQAQNLYKCDKCKEAFRYKVSLERHKLTHNELYCSVCRKVLRDTATLARHKASHTLFQCNRCDETFTLFKPLLKHCENIHKISRPFKCNHCPKTFSRLRVLIMHEWKHTGHLPFQCALCGLRFRTDGDLLSHERVHTREKPYLCAECGKTFSQKSNLLRHLNLIHSESRNEKKHSCSQCEKSFKEKGALKKHQRSKHLNELFRHPCPFCGKMVSASTIARHKLIHTGERPFKCTVPECDKDFRSTTEVKRHVLMHHTTERPYKCDVCGRGFIKMCVLNAHAKIHSGKKPFVCHFCGKAFLKRYSMQRHKKLVHTSVTQ; translated from the exons ATGGAGGAAAACACTTCAAAGGGGATTT GTGGCCCTCTTCCCCTCTCCGCTCTGCGACTCCTGGTCCCTCCAGTTCGGCTGGTCTCAGCGGTGATCTGGCAGACCGTCCAGCAGAAAGTTGTGGCCGATTATGGGATGCTTGAGGAGTTTGTCTCCATGGTTACAGACATCGTGCCAGAGCTTCTCACTGCTCGCCAAAGGGCCCAACTCATCCTGGGCCTCAGAGCACGG CTCATTCTGGAGTTATGTCAGTTTGAAGCCACGgctgactttcagctcattcagcCACACCTGGACCGAGTGCAAGTGCTCATCGAGGAGTGGGAGATGGAG GTCGGTGATGGAAATATGGAGGTTCCCCACTCAGAATTTGTGGATCTAGTTAAGAACTTGCTGAAAAATCCTGATGACAGGGAATGCTACTTTCag ACCATTTTCCCTGAAGAGTTCGGTCCCTCGTATGATGAAGCACTTCGCTCCTTGGTGTGGACGTTTCTGTCCAGGCTTGAAAAGTTCCTTCCTCTCCCAACCTTCCAACAG gTTGCCTCTATGCTGGGTGAGGTGTCCTCAGGCCTGGAGGAGTGTGTGGGCTCCGTGTCTCAGCGTGAGGAGCTCAAAACCCTGCTGCAGTATCAAAAAGACCTCAGTCAACTGGATCACAATG ATGGTTCCTTGGACAGTTCCTGCATTATCTCAGCTCTCAAACTTCCCTCTGTGGAAAGAACTGAGACAGATAAAACACAACCCCAAGCCGACATCTTGACCACTGCGCTGTCACTTATGTCAGATGTGGAGAATGAATCAAAAACAGAGACGGTCACAGGAGATCAGCCAGCGGAGATAGAGGTTGATGAAACTGATTGGACTCCTGGGGAAAATGGAACAGCGGTGCTTTTGGGTGATATTACAAGACATGAAGAGAATGCAGGCCTACTGCAGAGTGGAGCGGAGGACATGTCGCATCGTCTTAAACAATGCTGCGTTCAGCTGAAAAGACTGGACGTGCCGCTGTCTTTGCACTCTCGACCCGTGAGACCAAACAGAGGCCTGAGGCTGAAGAAGATACTTCTAGAAGAGAAAAGAGGTCGTCGTGAAGAGGCCCTCCACGCCTGTAAGCCAGCCTCTCGGAAAACGAAACCGTCCAATAGGGCGCTTTCAGAGGCTGCTGACAATGAGGGTTCGAACGGCTTCATCAAAGACTCCTATAGGGCTCCTGTCAGTGATTTCAGTGAAGAGGACTCATGGTCTTACTACTCAGATGAGGACTCTTGCCACAAGACGACTAGTGGTAGCCCCAGTGCGGTTGATTCATGGTCCGACTACTCAGACGAGGAGTGTTCTGTTGTGACGTCTGTCAGGAGCTTTCTGGAGGATGATTCATCGTCTAGCTGCTCAAATGAGGACCCTTTGTTCATGAGTCCGAAGAATGTACTCGCCGCCAGAGGAAAGCGGGGCTTTTCGGACATCAAAGCGAGCACTCCGAAAAAGACTCGCAAAGTCCAATGCTTTTTCTGCAAGGAGCACATCCAAACAAGCTTGAGAACTCACATGAAAACCCACTTTCCCAGCGGCGACTACGCCTGCCCTCGATGCGACAGCAGGTTTAAACTCCTGTCATCTTTTAAGCTGCACTTGAACCGAACCTGCTTTGAGCAcgtccagcagcaggtggacCCGGAGAAGCCGGACCAAGCTCAGAATCTGTACAAGTGTGACAAATGCAAAGAGGCGTTCAGGTACAAAGTTTCCCTGGAGAGGCACAAACTGACCCACAACGAGCTCTACTGCAGCGTGTGCAGGAAGGTGTTGCGAGACACGGCGACGCTGGCGAGGCACAAGGCTTCTCACACCCTGTTTCAGTGCAACCGCTGTGATGAGACCTTCACCCTTTTTAAGCCCTTGCTCAAGCATTGCGAAAACATCCACAAAATCAGCAGGCCCTTCAAATGCAACCACTGTCCGAAGACGTTCTCCAGGCTGCGCGTTTTAATCATGCACGAGTGGAAACACACGGGCCACCTGCCGTTCCAGTGCGCCCTGTGCGGCTTGAGATTCAGAACCGACGGAGATCTCCTTTCCCACGAGAGAGTCCACACCAGAGAGAAGCCCTACCTGTGCGCAGAGTGCGGCAAGACTTTCTCCCAGAAGTCTAACCTGCTGCGGCACTTGAATTTGATCCATAGTGAGTCTCGAAATGAGAAGAAGCATTCTTGCTCCCAGTGTGAGAAGTCCTTTAAAGAGAAAGGAGCCCTGAAAAAGCACCAGAGGAGCAAACACTTGAATGAATTGTTCCGCCACCCGTGCCCATTCTGTGGAAAGATGGTCTCGGCGTCAACCATCGCGAGACACAAATTAATCCATACAGGAGAGAGACCTTTCAAATGCACCGTGCCGGAGTGCGACAAGGACTTCAGGTCAACTACAGAAGTGAAGAGGCATGTCCTGATGCACCACACGACAGAGAGGCCGTATAAATGTGATGTCTGTGGCAGGGGCttcataaaaatgtgtgttcTCAACGCGCATGCGAAAATACACTCAGGAAAGAAGCCGTTTGTTTGCCATTTCTGTGGCAAGGCTTTCCTCAAGCGCTACAgcatgcaaagacacaaaaaactGGTGCACACATCTGTAACACAGTAA
- the LOC143339502 gene encoding ER lumen protein-retaining receptor 2: protein MNIFRLTGDLSHLAAIIILLLKIWKTRSCAGISGKSQVLFALVFTTRYLDLLTSFISLYNTTMKIIYIGCAYATVYLIYLKFKATYDGNHDTFRVEFLVVPVGGLAFLVNHDFSPLEILWTFSIYLESVAILPQLFMISKTGEAETITTHYLFFLGLYRALYLINWIWRFYFEGFFDMIAIVAGVVQTILYCDFFYLYVTKVLKGKKLSLPA, encoded by the exons atgaacattttcagGCTAACCGGCGATCTCTCCCACCTAGCAGCCATCATCATCCTGCTGCTAAAAATATGGAAAACCAGGTCTTGTGCCG GTATTTCTGGGAAGAGTCAGGTCCTGTTTGCCTTAGTGTTCACCACTCGCTACCTGGACCTGCTCacctccttcatctctctctacAACACCACCATGAAG ATCATCTACATTGGATGTGCGTACGCCACTGTGTACCTGATCTACCTGAAGTTCAAGGCGACTTATGATGGGAATCACGACACGTTCAGAGTGGAGTTCCTGGTCGTCCCTGTTGGTGGACTTGCTTTCCTGGTTAACCATGACTTCTCTCCCCTGGAG ATTCTGTGGACATTCTCGATCTACTTGGAGTCAGTGGCCATCCTGCCTCAGCTGTTCATGATCAGCAAGACCGGTGAGGCCGAGACCATCACCACCCACTACCTGTTCTTCCTGGGACTCTACAGAGCCCTTTACCTCATCAACTGGATATGGAGGTTCTACTTTGAGGGGTTCTTTGACATGATCGCCATCGTTGCTGGGGTGGTGCAGACCATCCTTTACTGTGACTTCTTCTATTTGTATGTAACAAAAG TACTGAAAGGAAAGAAGCTGAGTCTGCCAGCTTAA